The sequence AAGGGGAGATGTACAGCCATTTATAGCCATCGGAAAACGCTTACAAGTAAGACGAGTTTGGTGTTATTAAGCATGTTCCCACATATTCATCCCTTTGTCTTCGAATGTTCTTTTACCCAATTTTTGCTTTGGTCTAAGGCCATTTTCTCTATCGATTAGAAATAATGTCAATTTTTTGCTTTGATTAATATCTAGGATACTGACATTTGTGAAGGGAAGTTGCTGCTACGGCTTCGTTCTTGACTAATTCATGCTGGAAACCTTTTGACAGGACGATGGCCACAGGGTGAGACTAGCCACTCattcaaattttaaagaatttgtTATGGCCGCTGGATTGGAATTTTACCCTCTGGGTGGAGACCCAAAAGTTCTAGCTGCTTGTGAGTTCTGGATCAAAATTCCCATTTCTCTTGGAACGTTTTCAACTTTGTGTCTTCGCCGTTAGTCTTTATTTTTAGAATGAATCATTATGCATGCTTCTTATCTTATGGTAAAAGCTTCCATCAAGTAATGCACTTGACACTGGATGAATATTTTTGTGCAAATCATGTTGTGATGTATTTGTATAAAATCAGATGgccaaaaatcatatttctacTCATCCCATATTTTCTGATGTGGGGTGTTACAATAATCAATTCCAAGTATGCAGAATAACATACAATATATGTGCTTTAACACACTAACAAATTTGTTAAAGCATATGGTATTGTACTTGTCAACTTTGTGTACAATGTCATACGAGTAAGTTTTTTAATTCGAAGAATGGTTGTGGCCTTCATGTGCATGCTTTTTGTAGATATGGACATATGGTAAAGTATCAAAGCCACTTACCATCTGGACCTCATGAGATATGTCTCCCAAAAGTATCAAAGCCACTTACCATCTGGACCTCGTGAGATATGTCTCCCACtaaacaaaattaaagagaTCGTCGTTTCTGAAGTGTGGAGTGACAAAATCGTCCCGATTCCACTGAAATAACCGAATAGCTTTGATATATGCGCACTAGTGCAGTGTCAAATTTGTTGAAGCTTATGGTGTTTTTACTTGTCCACATTTGCTTACATCATATGAGTTAGTTTTTTAATTCGAGGAATGGCTGCGACCATCATATATATGCTTATTGTAGATATGGTTAAGAACAAAGGATTCTTACCATCTGAACCTTCTGAAATACATCTCCAACGGAGCCAAATTAAAGAGATAATCTTTTCCTTACTTCCTGCGTGTACTAGTCCTGATCCCGATACAAATATCTCATTCAAGGTAGATGCCATAATTGCCAATCCACCTGCATATGGTAAGATATTTATTTTGCTTGAAAAAAATTTCGAAGCTTTTGCTAGTGATATCATCTTATTGTTTGGACTCCTTGTTCAGGACATACGCATGTCGCCGAGGCACTCAAAGTACCACTGCACATATTTTTTACGATGCCTTGGACGTTAGTGTTACCCTTCATTCCATCGCATTTCTTCCACCATAATAATGTAGTTTTGAGGATATTGCAAGCACTTCCTTGATGCATatcaatttgtaaaaaaaacgaaattagaTCTAAATTTCCCACATCCCTGTTTACCGTGAGATCTCCAAATAAAATTATCTTGAGAAGTACAACTTGCAGGCCAACCAGTGAGTTTCCACATCCTCTTTCTCGTGTCAGGCAACCAGTTGGTTATCGAGTGCGTATACAATAACATTTATATGCCTGTGGTTTAACTGAAATTTTGGAAATATGTCATTTTAGAATCTGATTTCTAAGAAGTTGGCTGTCTATCGCAGTTATCATATCAAATTGTTGATGCACTTATCTGGCTGGGAATACGCGACATGATAAATGAATTCAGGAAGAAAAAACTAAAACTAAGGCCCATGACCTATTTGAGTGGTTCCTATAACTCTTCTTCAGCCGTGCCTTATGGATATATTTGGAGTCCCCACCTTGTTCCTAAACCAAAAGGTTAGTTCTTTGGACCTATGAGTTTGATGTATTAAATTAAGCTACTTCAATTATAGCTGCGACCATATTCCAAGTTTCAAGTTTCATGCATGATTTTGTTTTGACTGATGAATATCCTTGtggattaatattttttagactCTGAGATATAATTGCTTCTGCATTTTTTGGTTTCTGGTCTCTCCAGTCTTGTAATAAAATGTTTGCAATGCCATAAGAGATACCAAGTCCTTGAATAATGGACTCTCGCATTATGTTAATGTTGCATTGGATTTTTCTATCTGCCTGCAGATTGGGGATCTAAAATTGATGTAGTGGGATTTTGTTTTTTGGAACTTGCCTCGAGTTACGAACCTCCAGAATCGCTTTTGAAGTGGCTTGAAGATAAAGAGAAGCCTATTTACATTGGTTTTGGAAGTCTTGTAAGTTCCTGGTGTCTTGTAACTTATCAGAAATTTTTTTACGATGAACAATAATTAGTATCTGCATATCATCATCAAGACATTAACATATGCAATTTTCTACAATTATCTGATCACATAGAATGATTTGTCAAGATGAGAGAAACAATCAAAACACAGCTTTTGGATCTTTGTAGAATTGATGTTTTTTGTTTCATTCTGGTTCTGCATCTTTCCAGCCAGTTGAGGAGCCTGAaaagatgactgaaataattGTTCGAGCTCTTGAAATTACAGGACAACGGGGCATTATCAACAAAGGTTGGGGTGGCCTGGGAGACTGTACGCTTCTTCATGTTTCTGCTATCAACGTTTTGTTAATTTATCGGTTGTTGATTTCTTTTGTCAATTTGAATAGACTGAGACATAAAAAATCATCTGTATTTTGTGCATTCAGTGGCAGAGCCAAAGGACTTTGTCTACCTTTTGGAAAACTGTCCCCATGATTGGCTTTTCACAAGATGCGCAGCTGTGGTAAATTCCCTGCTTTTTTATTTGTTCAAATGTACTTATAAAGAAGTAAATAGCTTTCATGTTTTCGTCCACCATGATCTGGAAATCATCCAGTAGGTTGATGTCATATGTTGTAAACTTTCATAAAGTTGCACTTTCATTACCATCGGCTGTTCTTAGCTGATGTTTTTGTTCATGAAATTTTGACGTGTCTTTTGTTGCATTTTAGGTACACCATGGAGGTGCTGGAACAACTGCTGCTGGTCTTAAAGCTGCAGTAAGTGGCGACTTATcctttaaattatttcaaaatttatggtTTCAAGTAATTCATTGCCCACTTTTTTCCCAATTTACTGTTTCTTAGTGCCCGACAACTGTGGTTCCTTTCTTTGGAGATCAACCCTTTTGGGGAGCACAGGTGCATGCTCGGGGAGTTGGTCCAGCACCAATTCCTGTCAATGAATTTTCACTCGAGAAATTGGTCGATGCGATCCGGTTCATGCTCAATGCTCAGGTATGAAACACAACTTTTATTCTAAGAATCTAGTCTTGTCTAAGCTGGATTATGAAATATGGATTTAATTCCTCAGTTGTTTTCAATTGCATGGCATAGGATTTCAAAATGACTTCTCGGCTAACTTTCCATCATCTTACCTCATACTAGCTTCACAAGTATAAATCTTGGATATTTAATTCCAGGACTCCGCTTCCTAGTCTGTAGCTTTACACACATGAAAATATAGAATAATTAGAGGCTCACTCTCTCGAGCTTCTGACTTTGGTATAACTCTTGGTGCAACGCCTCGAGATTGTAATATAATCAATGAATGGAGTCCGTAACTTGAAAAAAACTGATTCATGCATGCTTCATAACGCAGGTGAAACAAGAAGCAGTAAAATTGGCGAAGGCTATGGAAACCGAGGACGGGGTTACAGGGGCAGTGCAAGCTTTCTACAGGCATTTCCCAGTGAGTAGCCTCAAAAAATCAGAGCCTGAAAAGCCACGTCCTTCTGGCATGTTTTCCATAAAACGCTGCTTTGGTTGTGGGAGATTTTAACCTTAAAGCTGCTTCCATCGTTTTCGTGCAAGTTTTGAAATATTTGCGTCTACATTAGAGAAAAGAAACAACTGTAGTAGTCACAAAATATACAAGTTACTAGTTCATATGTTTGATGTGTAACGAAATACTTTATATCACACTATCTGATTTTTGAATTTCAAAGTCATGAAGACTATCTTTCTGAAAAAATAGATGTGCCAATCTACCAACTAAAGGACATCCATTTGGTCTGCTGTTTAAACATAATGTAAGCAAGACTTCCGATTCCTGAAGATTTAATTCTTAGTGCATTTGTACGGAAACTTCCTcatcaaaagaaaaattttttaatgaaaaaataaattggtgTTCAGTTGGAGAATCATTTATTTAGAAAGGGATAAGTCTGCAAAATCTAGAAGTTAGAACATAAGATTTTCACAAACAAGTCACAACTGAAATGGCAAAAACTTCAAACTCATGAAATTTCCAAATAAATAATGGATCTCTGAAATCCTCAAGAATTCTTCCATCTCAACGAAGGCTTAAAGAGTGAAAACAGATCAAAAGGTTAAATGAACAACATGAAAGCCGATGCACTTCAAACTCTATAAAATTGGCATTTGAAAGTTGAAACTCCGTAAGATTAAAtgtcatatatattattttcacatCCCCACCAAAATGCTTTGTCGAGAAATCAAATAAAAGGAAAACTTTAAAGTATTTAATGAGTTAGTAAAAACCTCGCATGAAACAGAGGTTTCAGAGACAAATTAGAAAAAATTATGCATCAACACCAACCAGTGGTGTCTTGAGCCTATTGAGTTTGCACTCTACTGGGTCCGCGCACTCGTGTCCAAATCTTGATCCACTCGACCATAGTATCAGCAGCACGATAAAATACTGGATTAACTGGTCCCAGTTTTTCTTTTACAGATGCAGCAATCTCAGCTACACAATCTTCTGCTGTAACAGCCTCTTGAGACAATCTTACTGATTGAAAGAACGGAACCACATCTTCCATCAGCTTAACTCCATCCCACTCTTTTCTCAAACTTTCAATAGCATCGCCTCGTTCTTTTCTCCACACATAGGGAAGCCCACTTTTCACGCCGAGCCTCAAGTGATCACAAACTAACTTAACACACATCCCACTCCATATATCTTCCACCGTTTCCCACCTCAGCTTTCCTTCCTTCACCAAGCGAAAAGCTGGAAGCATAGCCGGTCCCACCAACTCACTATTGATACCTATGTTGATTCCACTAACGGGCATCATGGTTCTTGATGGTACGGTGAGAACTGCATCGACATACCTCACGTTTCTCAGATCTGGCTTGAGGACTTGAGTGGGAGCATCATAGTCTGCTAGATTGAGCCACAATCCACAAGAAAGGCCGCAGTCCACCCCATTTCTTAAGCTAAAGGGGTAGCCTCGAACAAAATCAGTTCCCTCGCGGAAAGGGTCATAGAGAGTGTTGAAGAAAAATGGAGTAGCAGGGGCTGCAAGGTTAGTAATATGCTGGGAGACAGCATCAATTATATACCCATTGCTATCTCTAGCAGGTATACAATCATCATCAATACAGATTACATAACTTTTACGAGACATAAGATAGCCAAAATACCGACAAGAGTATCCAGAAAAAGAAATTGCActtgatgaagagcccacaacaCGATCTATATCGGGCTTTGCATAGAGATCCATGTTAAATCCATCTGGAATTTTAAGGTCCTCTTTGAGTTCAGGATCTTTGACAATTATAAGGTGGAAGCGGGAGAAAATTGGTCTCCACTCTTCCATGAACGATGTAAGATCTGGCTGAAGGGCACCTACCACAATATCTACCTCTTCGTCTCTAATGCTAATCTGagacattttttcaaatttaaccAAGAGAAATCCGAATGAGAGCAGATTTGTCTTCCTAATAAGGGCTAGCGTCTAGCTTGCACTTATTGCCACACAGTGACTCGATGTCCACGGTATCAAAATTTGTCAGAGCACCCTGACATGAATTTGAAAATCACAAAGGAGATCAAGTTAAAACTCAGAAAGAACAATAATTGCAAGATGACTTACGGGTAGGAAGAACAGGGACAAGATTATGTTGAATATTAAGAGCCTCGATGACAGAAAGGATTTCTTCTTTGCCAGTTGCCGCAAACAACCTCAATATCCTCTCATTCAGTTTCCCAGCTTTCAGTGTTCTCTAACGATCAATGAAGTTTGTGCGTGAATGTGCATAGAAAATAATAGCAAATAAGCAACGATGAGGATAAGTTATTTCAGCCAACAAACCATATCAACAGGGATCAGACAAAAAAAATCTACTTCCTTCGATCTTTTGCTTTCTTAAAAGTCAAATTTCTTCTACACTGAGGCTATAGGATCATTATCACTTATGACTTAAAAAGTTTGCACGCGTGACAAGATGAGCGAAAACGAAGTTCAAAAGAAGTTGAGGAGAATTAATTACATGAGATGCTTATCATTCAGTCAATAGAACTAAACAAAGAGAGGAAAAACTCAGCATGTACCAAGTGACAAAACCAGACATCCAACAAACAAGGAAAATCGAATAAGCTTGTGCTTGGATTGATTGATCTTAACTTATTTCGATACACAAAATTCAagtgaatttcaaatcaaatatatatcaagTTAAGAATTTCAATAGCCATTATGCAAATTCATTCCTCAAATCCTTTCCCAGATCAAATATATCAATTCAAGCGCAACCTAGGATTTATCCATAATTGGCATAAACTGAAGTAATAATATTGTTCCTccattaatctgacaatttcaATGCTCGAAAAAAGCCACTAATTCTAAAGGAAatagtttttttgaaaattctttAGAATCGACAAACACTCTAAAAGTCTAAATCATGAGAtaaatcaaaatcagaaacctCCTCAGCGATAAACCAATGAAACTTCAATAATTGGCGCATCAACAATCACTGTAGCAAACTCTTCAGTAAAGGCATACATAATATAGATATGGGCAGACCAACGGGGGCGGTCATAAAAATTAAGTCCGAACTGTAATCCGTAAATTCACACAACTTGGTCCAATAACAGTGCGATAATCCGTCAAGGATCGAATCTCTTATCAAAATCATTAAGAAAAAAATGACCACTATAGTAAAAGCCCTAAAATATAGAAGACCAGCGGATAACATCAATACACAAGCCAATCGCAAAAACCAAGACAAACCCGTTTCATTACAGTCCAAAAGGCAGGCAAAAGTTGAAACAAGAAACAATCTTGCACACAAATACAACCAACAAAAGAGAAATTTAGACGGAGTTTAAGGATTCATACCAGGAAAAGCTCAAGAAGAATGTGATGAGGCAGAAAAGAGATATCAGATATATGGGCGAAGTTGTTAAGTGCAGAGTCAATGGTTAGTGAGAGAAGTGTGGGCGGAGTTCTCATTCATGAATCGTTCTTTCCACTCGTTGCTTCTTGTCTCCGGTCATTATTCATTGCTGGACATTATATTTTCGTATAGAGATCGTTATCTGCTCAAACCCTGTTGTCTCAAAAACTCGTGTGAGACGTTCTCgtggtcatattttgtgatatagatatcttatttaagtcatttataaaaaaaatattactttttatgttaagattatcttttatttgggtcatccataaaaaaatattactttttatgctaagagtattattttttattgtgaatatcggtaagcttgatccgtctcacagattcgtgagatcgtctcacaagagactagtctttttttaaaaaaaaaactcttgtcGTATTTGATtacaaaattcatttttaaaaaatttatggttttttttttactcttattcttttttaaaaattaaaaacaatcgcACTTTTTAATATTTATCTAAAGATCAAAACcacttcttttctttttttttttttttaacaacgCCACTTAAAAAAACTGAACTTATAAAagctattttttaaaactacagcttttatattcaaattcatttttagtgatcaacaaaaatataataaaatattatccacgTGCCGGCATGTAACACCAATATGCATCAAGAATTTCTAAGCTTTAGCATAGGCTTAGAAGTTAATATTAGGATATCATGACAACTTTACCGATGTGCTAGACTGCTAGGTAGTCCCTTGCATATGCAATTCAGTCATATATTGACGGGAAGTTAACATCACAATGTGATCTCGACTAGGGATGACGATAGGAAAAGATATGGGCGAATTTGTCATCTTCATCTCCACTTCTTTCGGGTTTGGAGAATCCTCAAACCCAAACCCGCAGAGATCAAATCTTCATCTCCATCTCCGTTTCAAAAATAGTAATAAAACGGGGCAAAGACAGGTTCGAAGAATGACCGAACCTGAACTTATtattacataataataatatcaggGTAGGTTCGAGGATGAGAATAGTATCCTCGTACTCGTCCCGAGCTATTTCGGTGAACCTGAACCCAAAATTAGTCTCCAAACCCGTTATATTTCGGGTTTTTCAGACTCCtactcatgaaaaaaaattatcatcccTAATGTGATTACGTTTCTACAATTAAgttaagaaaatgaaatttaccAATTTAATATATCACATTTAACAATACTAAAGGCAAAGGAAGAGCTAAAAATTTATAACTATTATTCATTTAtgtattttccaaaaaaataaataaatagtaatttttcgaaaaaccaaaaataaaattaattaataaatttaaaatattcgaaATTCGATTATAACaaaaacattaataataataataaagaaagcACTGTTGTTGTACAACGTGCAACAAAACTTGTTCTCAGTCTGCATATAAAGTGGTCTGAGTTCTTGATGTAACTCAGTAATGAAGATGAAAACCCCGGCAGCGCTGCTCGCCGCCAGTACGTCGCCGGCTCTCCGCCTCAACTCAACAACGATACTATATTCAACAAGCTCACAATGCCTTTTCAGCCTTGCGCTCAGGTTCAAACCAACGAAAGTACCCCGGTTGTGCCTTAGAGTTTCGTGCTCATTGGAGAACACCGATTATAAAACGGCGTCGAATGACTCTATCCAACATCTCGAAGTATTGTCGGATACTCAGCCTGGAAATGGATTGCTGAAGGTTGAAGTGAGGAACCCCAGTTTTTTAGCTAATCTAATTCCGCCACCTAAATTGAGTTTCAGTGACCAAGTTTTCTTTCTCCTCGTCTTCATCTCTTGCACGGTAATTAGGTCactttttttgttaaattatttgtaatttaaTCTATGATTTCTACATGGTGTAATGCGAACTTGAAAGCATTTTATTTGCAGACTTGTGCCGCGTTTGCTAGCCTTGTTGTTGCAGCTGTGCCAACTTTATTTGTAAGTGTTGCACCATTATCATAACCTTTCTTTTAGAACATAATTCGGaatgcatttttttttcattaggAGCGGCATA comes from Primulina huaijiensis isolate GDHJ02 chromosome 5, ASM1229523v2, whole genome shotgun sequence and encodes:
- the LOC140976928 gene encoding sterol 3-beta-glucosyltransferase UGT80A2-like isoform X1 encodes the protein MHECVMAEFPIDFVVEVEGENGDGKGRVEESRTSEGVNGISHYDPRSGSAESVDRKLPGENFNFMEQSPEDLSDPTSSQVAMVEREKINHSLSVLLRKFLNENLPPKKKLKLVKRLATIQDDGTVQLDVGENIKPQSSNSGTEVIDDGDIIEDIEITEDTELLPPLQIVMLIVGTRGDVQPFIAIGKRLQDDGHRVRLATHSNFKEFVMAAGLEFYPLGGDPKVLAAYMVKNKGFLPSEPSEIHLQRSQIKEIIFSLLPACTSPDPDTNISFKVDAIIANPPAYGHTHVAEALKVPLHIFFTMPWTPTSEFPHPLSRVRQPVGYRLSYQIVDALIWLGIRDMINEFRKKKLKLRPMTYLSGSYNSSSAVPYGYIWSPHLVPKPKDWGSKIDVVGFCFLELASSYEPPESLLKWLEDKEKPIYIGFGSLPVEEPEKMTEIIVRALEITGQRGIINKGWGGLGDLAEPKDFVYLLENCPHDWLFTRCAAVVHHGGAGTTAAGLKAACPTTVVPFFGDQPFWGAQVHARGVGPAPIPVNEFSLEKLVDAIRFMLNAQVKQEAVKLAKAMETEDGVTGAVQAFYRHFPVSSLKKSEPEKPRPSGMFSIKRCFGCGRF
- the LOC140977568 gene encoding uncharacterized protein; translation: MKMKTPAALLAASTSPALRLNSTTILYSTSSQCLFSLALRFKPTKVPRLCLRVSCSLENTDYKTASNDSIQHLEVLSDTQPGNGLLKVEVRNPSFLANLIPPPKLSFSDQVFFLLVFISCTTCAAFASLVVAAVPTLFAMRRAAISLSKLANTAREELPSTMVAIRLSAMEISDLLLELSDMSEEIADGVKKSTRAVQAAEAGVRKIGSIAQQQTMSMIQERASLPNISLQPVVSGAVNKTSRAVSQATKTILNIISRGELNSVGGDDDPVNRIES
- the LOC140976928 gene encoding sterol 3-beta-glucosyltransferase UGT80A2-like isoform X4, whose protein sequence is MEQSPEDLSDPTSSQVAMVEREKINHSLSVLLRKFLNENLPPKKKLKLVKRLATIQDDGTVQLDVGENIKPQSSNSGTEVIDDGDIIEDIEITEDTELLPPLQIVMLIVGTRGDVQPFIAIGKRLQDDGHRVRLATHSNFKEFVMAAGLEFYPLGGDPKVLAAYMVKNKGFLPSEPSEIHLQRSQIKEIIFSLLPACTSPDPDTNISFKVDAIIANPPAYGHTHVAEALKVPLHIFFTMPWTPTSEFPHPLSRVRQPVGYRLSYQIVDALIWLGIRDMINEFRKKKLKLRPMTYLSGSYNSSSAVPYGYIWSPHLVPKPKDWGSKIDVVGFCFLELASSYEPPESLLKWLEDKEKPIYIGFGSLPVEEPEKMTEIIVRALEITGQRGIINKGWGGLGDLAEPKDFVYLLENCPHDWLFTRCAAVVHHGGAGTTAAGLKAACPTTVVPFFGDQPFWGAQVHARGVGPAPIPVNEFSLEKLVDAIRFMLNAQVKQEAVKLAKAMETEDGVTGAVQAFYRHFPVSSLKKSEPEKPRPSGMFSIKRCFGCGRF
- the LOC140976928 gene encoding sterol 3-beta-glucosyltransferase UGT80A2-like isoform X2 — its product is MAEFPIDFVVEVEGENGDGKGRVEESRTSEGVNGISHYDPRSGSAESVDRKLPGENFNFMEQSPEDLSDPTSSQVAMVEREKINHSLSVLLRKFLNENLPPKKKLKLVKRLATIQDDGTVQLDVGENIKPQSSNSGTEVIDDGDIIEDIEITEDTELLPPLQIVMLIVGTRGDVQPFIAIGKRLQDDGHRVRLATHSNFKEFVMAAGLEFYPLGGDPKVLAAYMVKNKGFLPSEPSEIHLQRSQIKEIIFSLLPACTSPDPDTNISFKVDAIIANPPAYGHTHVAEALKVPLHIFFTMPWTPTSEFPHPLSRVRQPVGYRLSYQIVDALIWLGIRDMINEFRKKKLKLRPMTYLSGSYNSSSAVPYGYIWSPHLVPKPKDWGSKIDVVGFCFLELASSYEPPESLLKWLEDKEKPIYIGFGSLPVEEPEKMTEIIVRALEITGQRGIINKGWGGLGDLAEPKDFVYLLENCPHDWLFTRCAAVVHHGGAGTTAAGLKAACPTTVVPFFGDQPFWGAQVHARGVGPAPIPVNEFSLEKLVDAIRFMLNAQVKQEAVKLAKAMETEDGVTGAVQAFYRHFPVSSLKKSEPEKPRPSGMFSIKRCFGCGRF
- the LOC140976928 gene encoding sterol 3-beta-glucosyltransferase UGT80A2-like isoform X3, with translation MKLPGENFNFMEQSPEDLSDPTSSQVAMVEREKINHSLSVLLRKFLNENLPPKKKLKLVKRLATIQDDGTVQLDVGENIKPQSSNSGTEVIDDGDIIEDIEITEDTELLPPLQIVMLIVGTRGDVQPFIAIGKRLQDDGHRVRLATHSNFKEFVMAAGLEFYPLGGDPKVLAAYMVKNKGFLPSEPSEIHLQRSQIKEIIFSLLPACTSPDPDTNISFKVDAIIANPPAYGHTHVAEALKVPLHIFFTMPWTPTSEFPHPLSRVRQPVGYRLSYQIVDALIWLGIRDMINEFRKKKLKLRPMTYLSGSYNSSSAVPYGYIWSPHLVPKPKDWGSKIDVVGFCFLELASSYEPPESLLKWLEDKEKPIYIGFGSLPVEEPEKMTEIIVRALEITGQRGIINKGWGGLGDLAEPKDFVYLLENCPHDWLFTRCAAVVHHGGAGTTAAGLKAACPTTVVPFFGDQPFWGAQVHARGVGPAPIPVNEFSLEKLVDAIRFMLNAQVKQEAVKLAKAMETEDGVTGAVQAFYRHFPVSSLKKSEPEKPRPSGMFSIKRCFGCGRF
- the LOC140976928 gene encoding sterol 3-beta-glucosyltransferase UGT80A2-like isoform X5 produces the protein MHECVMAEFPIDFVVEVEGENGDGKGRVEESRTSEGVNGISHYDPRSGSAESVDRKLPGENFNFMEQSPEDLSDPTSSQVAMVEREKINHSLSVLLRKFLNENLPPKKKLKLVKRLATIQDDGTVQLDVGENIKPQSSNSGTEVIDDGDIIEDIEITEDTELLPPLQIVMLIVGTRGDVQPFIAIGKRLQDDGHRVRLATHSNFKEFVMAAGLEFYPLGGDPKVLAAYMVKNKGFLPSEPSEIHLQRSQIKEIIFSLLPACTSPDPDTNISFKVDAIIANPPAYGHTHVAEALKVPLHIFFTMPWTPTSEFPHPLSRVRQPVGYRLSYQIVDALIWLGIRDMINEFRKKKLKLRPMTYLSGSYNSSSAVPYGYIWSPHLVPKPKDWGSKIDVVGFCFLELASSYEPPESLLKWLEDKEKPIYIGFGSLDNGALSTKVGVAWETWQSQRTLSTFWKTVPMIGFSQDAQLWYTMEVLEQLLLVLKLHARQLWFLSLEINPFGEHRCMLGELVQHQFLSMNFHSRNWSMRSGSCSMLR
- the LOC140976929 gene encoding probable UDP-arabinopyranose mutase 5 isoform X2, which encodes MRTPPTLLSLTIDSALNNFAHISDISFLPHHILLELFLRTLKAGKLNERILRLFAATGKEEILSVIEALNIQHNLVPVLPTRNIRDEEVDIVVGALQPDLTSFMEEWRPIFSRFHLIIVKDPELKEDLKIPDGFNMDLYAKPDIDRVVGSSSSAISFSGYSCRYFGYLMSRKSYVICIDDDCIPARDSNGYIIDAVSQHITNLAAPATPFFFNTLYDPFREGTDFVRGYPFSLRNGVDCGLSCGLWLNLADYDAPTQVLKPDLRNVRYVDAVLTVPSRTMMPVSGINIGINSELVGPAMLPAFRLVKEGKLRWETVEDIWSGMCVKLVCDHLRLGVKSGLPYVWRKERGDAIESLRKEWDGVKLMEDVVPFFQSVRLSQEAVTAEDCVAEIAASVKEKLGPVNPVFYRAADTMVEWIKIWTRVRGPSRVQTQ
- the LOC140976929 gene encoding probable UDP-arabinopyranose mutase 5 isoform X1; protein product: MSQISIRDEEVDIVVGALQPDLTSFMEEWRPIFSRFHLIIVKDPELKEDLKIPDGFNMDLYAKPDIDRVVGSSSSAISFSGYSCRYFGYLMSRKSYVICIDDDCIPARDSNGYIIDAVSQHITNLAAPATPFFFNTLYDPFREGTDFVRGYPFSLRNGVDCGLSCGLWLNLADYDAPTQVLKPDLRNVRYVDAVLTVPSRTMMPVSGINIGINSELVGPAMLPAFRLVKEGKLRWETVEDIWSGMCVKLVCDHLRLGVKSGLPYVWRKERGDAIESLRKEWDGVKLMEDVVPFFQSVRLSQEAVTAEDCVAEIAASVKEKLGPVNPVFYRAADTMVEWIKIWTRVRGPSRVQTQ